A single window of Archangium gephyra DNA harbors:
- a CDS encoding M28 family peptidase codes for MHAQTPTSWSRPALASGVVALLSLALAGLAALIAQPPEPAPADAPATAFSEARALPLVRQLTEDIGPRVTGTPSAARTVDALTTVLRAIPGVVVEVQDASGVHVDPTGALVYRARNVLARVPGRRTEAVLVAAHYDTAPGIVGAGDNAAPVAAAVELARALASGPPLERSVVFNFSDGEEAGGSGAAAFLHHPWTRDVVAFLNLDSAGPGGRTLVFQSAGGLVAAYASAAPLPFGTVVAQDIFQAGLVPSGTDFELYRPAYPRGLDLALYEDGYAYHTPLDRLERLEPGSLQHLGDSVLATARELATRGPPSEGGSVFYDLAGRTMLVYSRGTALVLAGVTLAAAVAAVLVALRRRAFTARELGGAVASTFTGLLLGLVLPMVAALVLAYVLRRPHGWYAAPWTAVACFGAFSLAGSWLGRVPFGGARAGWAGGVVGWGVFLALATAFGVGSGYLALWAVAWGAAALALGAWLPRYRMVLQALAFAPPAILLAAASSNVLSVFIPVAGRIPLAIPFDPILAALVALPFATGAMLGLPLAPDAPPSRTGLLCLAAGIVLLAPMARFPYTREHPKRITLEYLEAEGQQPELLIRSRDSVPPPESLGPAVAGVPGVQLEREGRMLRARLATPALPMPTVEVTPSGVAGPERTVSLRVGPGDYAILDLKVPRAALAGWSLDAPLPQASGDDSTWIRVVNPPRDGWSLQLQLRGEAPVPAELVVRYAELPAHVAGVSAALPDWMVARTDVSRSAPLKL; via the coding sequence GCCCGCGCTGGCCAGCGGCGTGGTGGCGCTGCTGTCCCTGGCGCTCGCTGGCCTGGCGGCTCTGATCGCACAGCCGCCCGAGCCCGCTCCGGCCGACGCGCCCGCCACTGCGTTCTCCGAGGCGCGCGCGTTGCCGCTCGTCCGCCAGCTGACCGAGGACATCGGCCCGCGCGTCACCGGCACGCCCTCCGCGGCCCGCACCGTGGACGCGCTCACCACCGTGCTGCGCGCCATCCCCGGAGTCGTGGTGGAGGTGCAGGATGCGAGCGGCGTCCACGTGGACCCGACGGGAGCACTCGTGTACCGCGCGCGCAACGTGCTGGCGCGCGTGCCGGGCCGCCGCACCGAGGCCGTGCTGGTGGCGGCGCATTACGACACCGCGCCCGGCATCGTGGGCGCGGGCGACAACGCCGCTCCGGTGGCGGCGGCGGTGGAGCTCGCCCGCGCGCTCGCGTCCGGACCGCCCCTGGAGCGCAGCGTCGTCTTCAACTTCTCGGACGGCGAGGAGGCGGGCGGCTCCGGCGCGGCCGCATTCCTCCACCACCCGTGGACGCGGGACGTGGTGGCGTTCCTGAACCTCGACTCGGCGGGGCCCGGCGGCAGGACGCTGGTGTTCCAGTCCGCCGGCGGGCTGGTGGCCGCGTATGCCTCCGCTGCCCCACTCCCGTTCGGCACCGTGGTCGCGCAGGACATCTTCCAGGCCGGCCTCGTCCCCTCCGGCACCGACTTCGAGCTCTACCGGCCGGCGTACCCGCGCGGGCTCGACCTCGCGCTCTACGAGGACGGCTACGCCTACCACACGCCGCTGGACCGGCTGGAGCGCCTGGAGCCGGGCAGCCTGCAGCACCTGGGCGACAGCGTCCTCGCCACGGCACGCGAGCTCGCCACGCGCGGCCCACCTTCCGAGGGCGGGAGCGTCTTCTACGATCTCGCCGGGCGGACCATGCTCGTCTACTCGCGCGGCACGGCGCTGGTACTGGCGGGGGTGACGCTGGCGGCGGCGGTGGCGGCGGTACTGGTGGCGCTGCGGCGCCGCGCCTTCACCGCGCGCGAGCTGGGCGGCGCGGTGGCGAGCACCTTCACCGGCCTGCTGCTAGGCCTGGTGCTGCCGATGGTGGCCGCACTCGTGCTGGCCTATGTGCTGCGGCGGCCACACGGCTGGTACGCGGCACCGTGGACCGCCGTGGCCTGCTTCGGAGCCTTCTCGCTCGCGGGCTCGTGGCTGGGCCGGGTGCCGTTCGGCGGCGCGCGCGCCGGCTGGGCCGGAGGCGTGGTGGGCTGGGGGGTGTTCCTCGCCCTCGCCACGGCTTTCGGCGTGGGCTCCGGCTATCTCGCGCTCTGGGCGGTGGCGTGGGGGGCGGCGGCGCTGGCGCTGGGGGCGTGGCTGCCCCGCTACCGCATGGTGCTCCAGGCCCTGGCCTTCGCCCCTCCCGCGATCCTGCTGGCGGCAGCGTCGTCGAACGTGCTGAGCGTCTTCATCCCCGTCGCCGGCCGTATCCCACTCGCCATCCCGTTCGATCCGATCCTCGCCGCGCTGGTGGCCCTGCCCTTCGCCACCGGCGCCATGCTGGGGCTGCCGCTCGCGCCGGACGCACCGCCTTCGCGCACGGGCCTGCTGTGCCTGGCCGCCGGCATCGTCCTGCTCGCACCCATGGCGCGCTTCCCGTACACGCGCGAGCACCCCAAGCGCATCACCCTCGAATACCTCGAGGCAGAGGGCCAGCAGCCGGAGCTCCTCATCCGCTCACGCGACTCGGTGCCTCCACCGGAGTCGCTGGGCCCGGCCGTGGCGGGGGTGCCCGGCGTCCAACTGGAGCGCGAGGGACGCATGCTGCGCGCACGGCTCGCCACCCCTGCGCTGCCCATGCCCACGGTGGAGGTGACGCCCTCGGGCGTGGCCGGCCCGGAGCGCACCGTCTCCCTGCGGGTGGGCCCGGGGGACTACGCCATCCTGGACTTGAAGGTGCCGCGCGCCGCGCTCGCCGGCTGGTCCCTGGACGCACCGCTGCCCCAAGCCTCCGGTGACGACTCCACCTGGATCCGCGTGGTGAACCCGCCGCGCGACGGGTGGAGCCTCCAGCTCCAACTGCGCGGCGAGGCTCCGGTGCCGGCGGAGCTGGTAGTGCGCTACGCAGAGCTCCCCGCCCACGTGGCCGGGGTGAGCGCCGCGCTTCCGGACTGGATGGTGGCGAGGACCGACGTGTCCCGCTCGGCCCCGCTGAAGCTGTGA